The genomic DNA TAAAGCGAAATTGTTTGTATTGCTGACCTTTGCTTTCAGCTGGTCTATTGTTCTGATTTTTAAACTGAGCGGTCTTGAATGGACCGGAACCACCTCTCTGTCCGTAACCCTTCCTTTTATGTTTACTCCCCTGCTGTCGGCAATAATTGTCAGGAAGGGGATATATAAGGAGAAAAAGATATTCTCTGAGGCGGTGTTGATCAAGCCCAACCGCTGGTTTGCCGCGGCATGGATAATTATGCCTGTTCTCGCCCTGGCAACCATGGCTGTCAGTCTTCTTATGCCGGGAATATCCTTCTAACCTTCCATGGACGGCTTACTTGATCAGTTCAGAGGCAGAATACCGGCAGACCAGTTACTTCTGATCGAAGAACAGATCCTAAACGCACCGATACACCCGATATGGATCGCTCTCATTCAGGGTATGATCGCCGGAATAACAATCAATGCCATAGCGGGATTCGGCGAGGAATACGGATGGAGGGGACTTCTATACTCTGAAACCGGACATTCAGGATTCTGGAAAACATCGCTGTTAACCGGACTGATATGGGGAATCTGGCACAGCCCGATTATACTCTACGGCCACAATTATCCCGATCATCCCGTCATCGGGGTTCTGATGATGACTATCTGGTGTCTGCTTCTGGCACCGGTTTTTACCTATATCCGGTTCAAATCCCGCTCTGTGATTGCCGCATCGATTCTGCACGGAACCCTCAACGGAACGGTTGGTATGGCTGTCATGACCGTATCGGGCGGGAGTGATCTGACCAGAGGAATGACCGGACTTTCGGGATTTATTGTTCTAGCCATAGTCAACCTGATTCTGATTCCTCTGGTACAAAAAGAAAAGGAGCTCTGGGAGCTCCGGTTCAATCCATAACCGCCGTTAACCGGCAGACCAGTGATGCCCTCTGGTTGAATACACAAGCCTCCATATTCGGAGGCTTGCCAAAGACTGCGATCATTTGAGCAGTCGTCCTTCTTGATAATAATGATTCCGTGTAATGTGAAGAATCACTTTGCAGACCAGTGCTGCCGTCTGGTTTCATACATCAATATCCCCGCAGCAACGGAAACATTGAGAGAATCGACATGACCTTCCGTGGGAATCTTGATAAATCCGTCACAGTTTTCCCGGACAATCCGGCTCATCCCCGAGCCTTCGCTGCCCATGACAATGGCGGTTCTGCCTTTCAGCTTCAGATTGTAACAGGCCTCCCCTTCCATATGGGCTCCGTAAATCCAGAAACCGCTTTCCCCCAGCTGCTTCATGGCTCTTGTCAGATTGGAGACAGTCGCGACGGGAACCCAGTTATTGGCTCCGACTGAGATTTTTGAAACGACAGCGTTATCCGATGCGGAACGCCTCGAGGGAATGATCACCAGATCGGCATCGAACTGATCGGCCGATCTCAGAATGGCAGCGTAATTGTGAACATCGGTTATGCCGTCGAGAATCACCACGAGGGCATTGTCCTTATCAAAAGTCCGGAGGAAAGAATCGAGATCCACATCGGTCGAACTGCCGCCGGTTTTTTTCCCGTAGAGGGCGAATCCCTTATGTCCGGGACATTTTTTATCCATTTCCTCGCCACTGATCGACTCGACTCGTACCGAAGCCTTTCCGGCAAGCTCTCTCAGCTGATCAATTCTTTTGTTCTTTCGTGAGAGAAACAGTGTCCCTTCAAAGTTCTTCTTTTTCAGAGCTTCCTCTACTCCGTGGAAACCAGTTATATATTCGCTCATTCCGATCCGTATTCCTTTTTCTGATCCACAATTCCGTCGAAGTCGGTATCACGTTCATAGGATTTCATAAACATCCCTTTGTATAGATGAACCCAGATATCGATCTTGCCGTCTCCGTTGGAGTCAATTTCCTGTCTTTCCAGGCCTTCTTCGCCGTAAAAATAATAAGTATCGATTAAACCGTCCAGATCAAAATCATATTCCTCGTAATCGGTTCTGCCTTCGGAATCGAAGCGTATGACCCGGTCGACTACGCCATTGTAATCGGAATCCACCGTAATCTTCATATGACCGTCGGCAAAATCTTCTATCCACTTGTCAGCCTCCCCGTCGTCATTCGTGTCATAGGCACTGACAGCCTGACAGACAAGCGGAGTCGACAGAAAGAATAAAAGATATAAAATATTTTTCATATAAACTGCACCTCATGACTATTTTCGGCATATGGGAAATTTCCTTGACATCACCTATTATTTAGATTATTTTCTAAATATCTAAACCTAGAGGGAGACAGATATGAACGATTTGTTCAAAGCCCTGGCTGATCCGACGAGAAGAGCTATACTCGACGAGCTGAAAAAGGGTGACAAGAATGCCGGGGAAATACGGGACTGTTTCAATATTACCGGCGCCTCTATCAGCCATCACATGTCCATTCTTCACAATGCCGGACTGGTTCTGAGGGAAAGGCAGGGGCAGCAGATTATCTATTCTCTCAATACAACGGTCTTTCAGCAGCTGATCGAATGGATTTATAATATAAAAGGAGAATCAGATGAAAATTAATAAATTCATCCTGGCGCTTATAGTGCTTTCGATGGCGGGAACAGCGGTTATATACGGGAGTCTTCCGGAGAGAATCGCTCTCCACTTTAATATCAACGGAGAGGTAGACCGGTGGGGAGGACGGGCTTCCATATGGATAACAGCCTCTATCCCCCTGGCTGTTTATCTGCTTCTGCTCTTTGTTCCCCGGATCGATCCCCGCCGGGACAGCTACAGTAAACACACGAGAGGCTACGCCATCCTCGCCAATACCATCACTCTCTTTCTCATCGGACTGAACTGGTTTACCATCCTCTATTCCCTGGGATATGACTTAAGCGTTCAAATGTATGTTCTTTCGGGAATCGGCATTCTCTTTATGATCATAGGCAACCATCTTCCCAATGCCAGGCAGAACTACACTTTTGGAATCAGAACGCCCTGGACTCTGGCCGATGAGACAAGCTGGGTAAAAACCCATAGGCTCGGGGGAATCGGATTTGTCGCGACAGGAGTAATTGCCATTGTAGCGGCCTGGCTTCCCGGTCTTTTCGCTTTCATCATTTTTCTGACAGCATTGGTTATCCTGCTCGCGCTGATCTTCATCTACTCCTACCTTGTATTTAAAAGACAGAGGGCCGGGAGATGAGGGTTGTCATTCAGCGGGTGTCCCGCGCTTCTGTTGAAATCGAAGGCAGGACCAAAGGTCAAATCGGAAAGGGTCTGCTTCTCTTTGCGGGAGTCGGTCCTGAGGATAAGGAAGAGGATGCCCGCTGGCTGGCGTCCAAGATTACAACCATGAGGATTTTCGAAGACGGCGGTGGTAAAATGAATTTGTCTGTGAAAGATGTGGAGGGCGATATTCTTCTAATCAGCCAGTTTACTCTCTACGCTTCGACCCGAAAGGGAAACCGCCCCTCCTTTAACGGCTCTGCTCCACCGGAAGTCGCTGTTCCTCTTTACGACATTTTTCATAGGGAACTGACAGGGATTATGGGTAAGGATGTTCCCTCGGGAGAATTCGGCGCCCATATGAATATTGACCTGCGCAATGACGGTCCGGTAACGATTATAATGGACAGCAGAGAAAGGAAATAATTTTGACAGAAGCTCTGTATTACGAGAAAAAGAAGAACGGTTCGGTCCGCTGCCGCCTGTGCCCCCACAACTGCCTGATTGAAAAAGGGGAAAAGGGGTTCTGCGGCGTCCGGAGAAACGACGGCGGCACTCTATACGCTCTGACCGACAGCCGCGTGATTTCCGTCGCCTGCGATCCGGTTGAAAAAAAACCACTCTACCATTTTCTTCCCGGCTCGCAGGCCTTCTCCCTGGGAGGTTTGGGATGCAATCTCATTTGCCGCCATTGCCAGAACCATGAAATATCCCAGACGAGAGACGACCGGGCCATAGACAGTCTTTACACTCTTGAACCGGCTAAGATTGTCAGAGAGGCGCTGGCCCGCAATTGCGCCATGATCGCCTGGACATACAACGAGCCGACGATCTGGTATGAATATATTAAATCCACCTCTCTTCTGGCGAGGAAAGCCGGAATCAAAACGGTTCTGATAACCAATGGCGTTATCAACAGAGAACCTCTGGAAGAACTTCTGCCGTTGATCGATGCCTACCGGGTCGATATAAAGGGATTCAGCAATGAATTTTACAGAGATCTGACAGGCTTTCCCTTTCTGGAAATTGTAAAGAAAAGCATCGAAACGGCTTACGCACAAGGCGTACACATCGAACTGGTTACAAATATCATCCCCGGTATGAACGATCGGGAAGAAGAGATCGATCAGTTGATTTCCTGGATAAAAACCGGCCTTTCCCCCGCAGTTCCCTGGCACGTTACCGCTTACCATCCGGCCTATAAAATGAACAGACAGGCCACACAGGCTTCGTCTCTGGAAAAAATACGAAACCGCGGACTTGAGGCGGGTCTGAAACATATTTATCTGGGCAATGTGTACAGCGATTCCGGTTCGGATACATTCTGCCCCTCATGCGGCTCGACTCTGATCCGCCGGACGGGTATGGCCATAAGGGAAAATATCATGGAAAAAGACTGCTGTCCCCAATGCGGACATAAACTGGAAATGTTTCAATATGTATAATTTCTCTGACACGAGCTTTGATTTTTTGCATTTTTGATAGTACTATACATTCATGGATATCAAAAAGTACAAAAGAATGTATGACGAAATATGGCCCTATGCCCAAACATTCAAGCTTGACCTGAAGCAGGAGTGTCTGAACAAAGGGATTCCAGAAACGCTTATTGATAAGTTTATGAAAGCCGACAGCCAAATCGATTTCCTGACGGAAATAGACGATAAATTCAGACGCTGATTATTTTTTCCCAGTATCCCACATCGATCCATCTACCGAACTTGAAACCGACCTCATGGAAATGACCGCATTTTGTAAAACCCGATTTCTCATGGAGTCCCGAGCTGCCGTCATTGGGAAGAGCGATGACCCCGTATAGACAGTGGAACCCCCGTTCCTCCATGTTTTTTATAAGGTGATTGTATATCTTCGAACCGACACCCCTGCCTGTCCAGTCTCTGTGGACATAAACCGTGAGTTCGGCGGAAAACCGGTATGCAGACCTGACCCGCCAGGGTGAAGCGTAGGCATAGGCAATGACATTTCCATCCTCTTCGAGAACGAACCAGGGGTGAGTTGATGTTATCTTTTCAATACGCCCGGCCATCTCTTCTTCCGATACAGTCTCCTCTTCGAAAGTGATTACCGTATCGGTCACATAGTAATTGTATATGCCGCAAATGGATCGGGCGTCTGTCAGTTCAACAGATCTTATATTCATAAAGAATACTTTAAATGAAAATCAATTGAAGTAGAAGACCATATTATCGTCATTCTGATCGGAGTTTGTTCTGTAAGCCATGGACATTACATTTTCAAGATCCAGTTTCGCATAAACGGCTCCGAGCTGCTCCTTGGTCTCATACATGCGCAGCGATTTCTTTTTATCTTTCAGATACCGCTGAAAAAATACGAGGGAGCCTGCAGCTTCTTCATTGAGATGTTTTATATTGGATAGATCAAGTATGACCAGATTGTGCTCTTCCGATTCCTGATAGAGAGATTCCAGGGTGTTGTAGAGATGGCTTCTGTTCAAATCGTTTCCGTTAAATATAACAACTAACAGATCATTCAGTTTAACGCTTTTCATCCTGTCCTCCTTAAAAAGGTTCTAATAATTAATAAGCAAATTTCATACCATCCTTTAAAGTCCCATCAGTGGCATCTAGAGAAGCAAATAGAGGGAAATGTGCAACCAATTCATACAGGGAAGAGCAAAATCAGCAATTATTCTTGACAGAGAGAGTCATTATGACACACATTTTCATACTGGTTAAAAAAAGAGGGATCGAAATAGCCCGATATCCCTTGACCGGATGCTGTTTATTTCCAGAGATTCTTCAAGCGAGATAATTCTGAAGTTCATATATTCTCCGGGAGAAAACTGGGCGACCTTGTCCAGATCGGCGGATATGACCTGAAAGATGCGGGGATAGCCGCCTACGGTCTGGCGGTGATAGAGCAGGATGATGGGACCGCCGGGCGTATACTGAATTGTTCCGTCGGATACAGCGTCAGAGACCATGTTCCCCCTTGCCGGGTAGCTGTTGCGCTTCCGTTCCAACCGGTACCCCATTTCATTGGAATCGCTGCTGATTTTCCAGGGATAGCTGGAAAAGTCTCGAGGGTCGGGAAAAGCTGACGATTCCGGTCCAGGGAGTATACGAATTTTCCCTTCCCTATCGTAGAAGGTAAAGGAAGCTGAAAAATCCCCTCTGCTCCGCCCCTCCAGTTTCTTCTTTTCTCCGCTATCGGTAACAGCTTTCCAGAGAAAATATGTCCGGAATCCTCTCCGGGCTTCGCTCATACGGATATATGTGCCGGCTTTGACATATGCAACCTCGCCGTGGTGAACGACAGTCCTTTGTCCGTCACAATCCAGAAAGACGTCTCTGACAGCTCCCGTTATGACAAAACAGAAAGGTTCAAGAACCTTCAGAACAGGCGGAATGATAATTTCCAGGGATTCTTCATAGTCATCACGGCCGAGCATGATATTTCCCGAAAGTACGGCGAGCCTGTCCATCGGACCGCCCGGAGAAATCCCCACATCCTGAAAACCGAATACAGGAGCTGACCTGAAATAAACAAGGCCCTGTTCCAGGATTTCAAAGGGTCGTTTCAGCATGGCGGTATAACCTTTGAGCCAGAACCAGGGCAATGGGAGAGTCGGAGTGGATGCAAATTGTTTGAGCCTCTATGGGATAATCTTTTCTCCCTTGAGCCGTAACGGCCCTGACGGAGCCTTTGTTAACCATTTGCTCGTACTGCTCCCAGGCTTCTTCAACTGTGGACAGGAAGGCCTCCGGTTCGCTGCGGGGGGTCAACACAAGCCGACGGGTGTTTTCATCCCAGGTATAGGTCCTTTCGGCAAAGGCTTCTTCAAGTACGGAGATTCCCCTTTTCGCACAGGCAAGGGCAAGGGCTGACCGGGAGGGACACAGGACGCGTTCTATCTCTTTCCCGCGGAACCACATGGCCAGCTGATCGGCCAGATCCTGTTCCGATGCCGAAAGGTTGTACAAGGCTCCATGAAGCTTAACAGTGCGGACATCCCCCATAAGCTCCAATTGTTCCTCAAGGGAATCGATCAGAGCTTCCCCATCCAGGCTGAGGGCTTTCCGCCCGAAGTTGTCCTTATCGGGAAAGGAAAGATGGGCGCTGATCTCCATCCCCTTTTCTCCGGCCAGTCTTGAGAAAAAACTGACAGACTCCCGGTCTCCCGCATGACCTCCGCAGGCAATGTTGGCTATGTGGATATGATTCATCAATTCAAGATCCACAGGATGAGCGATTCCCCGCTCGCCGATATCGCAATTTATTTTCATAGACGGGAAACCTCACAGAATTTTAGGGTATCCCCCGGACTTAGTTCCTTGAGCAGTTGAGGATCGGTATACCCGATAATATTCCAGCCTCCCGGTGAATCTTCAGGATATACGCCGGTTTGAGAACCTCCGATACCTACGGATCCGGCGCAGATTTTCAGACGGGGCGTATCGAGCCGGCGGGTTGCCAGTTTCCTGTCCAAACCGATCAGATACGGGAAATGGGGCCGGAATCCGATCATGGCGACCTGATAGGAGGGATAGGTGTGGCGTCTGATAATCTGTTTCACTGTCAAACCGGTCAGCCTGGATACGCGGTTCAAATCTTCTCCGCGATAGATAACGGGAATATGAAAACTTTTCCCTTTCCCGGAGGATGATTTTGCCTTCCGCAGTTGTGAAGCGATGACCGGCCAGAGCTCCTCTTCCATTACAACGCAATCGGTTTTCAGAGGATCGAAATGAAATGTAAGGGAACAATAGGAGGGAACGATATCATAAATAGACAGCTCCCCGGGCAGGGAGCTGTTTTTCATAGTTTTATAGAGCTTTAGAATTCTTCTGCTGGTCTCACGATCAATGCGGTCCCCTATTACGAAAGAGAGCGAACCGTCACCGAGGTTCTGAACATACATGAAAAGAATTCTACACGATGCCTTACATACTGTCGAGCAATTCCTGAAGCGGTTCCTTGACGGTGGAAAACTCGATTTGATTTTCCGTACAGAAATCCCGGACAGTCTGTGTTCTGGGACCGGCGGCCATCTGGAGAACAGTTTCGACCTGTTCCACTGTCAGCCCCCAGTCATAAAGATCGGCAAAGGTGGTTTTGCCTTTCACTTCCGCCAGTTCCGTTTCATCGTGATCTTCTGTTTCAGTCAGGACAGTTTCTCCCATATAATCATCGAGCGTCACAGCCCGTTCTTCCGCGATGGCCAGTTCCTCCTCCGTCAAAGCGCCCTCTTTTCTGAGAATGGCAATGGCGGGACGGGGTAAAGCGGTCGTTACTTCAGGAGTGTAAGGCAGCCCTTTATAGAGGGAGACAAAATAGCGCATGCTGTCGGTTCCGATTTCCATACCGTCTATAATGCCGAACGTGTCTTCAAACAATTTTATCTGGATAGCGACGGGGTTTTCCTCTGATGACAGACCGAAAGCCGCGGCGAGCGTATCAACGGGAATAGCGAATGCATTCTCGATATCTTCAAAAGAATAGGATCCCCGTATATCGGCGGGATTATACTCTCCGGCAAAATCTCCAGTTTCATATCTAACCGGTTCCTTTGAGCTTTCTGTAGCCCAGTAACCCGCTGCGACTGATATGGCGATGCCTCCGATCATGAGAATGATAAACGTCAAACCGGCTGTCAGACCTTTAATTTTCATCGCTTCCTCCTTTAAGAGCTGAAGTGTTAAATTCCAGTGTTCCGCTTACAGGGCAGACTCCGTCAGTAGATGTACACTCGAAACAGCTGATGCACTGATGGTTCATGATTTTTCCCTTCCGGGAAACCGGAATATTCATGGGACAGGCATTATCGCAGGCACTGCAGCTGATACAGGTGTCGGCATTTCGCCTCAACGCGAAAATCCGGATAAAATTGAAGAGGCCCAGCACCGCGCCGTAAGGACAGGCGTATTTACAGAAAGGCCTTTCAACAAACAGGGAAAGCAGAACAACAAGAAAGAGCGCGATAAAACCGGTTACAGCGACTTCTCCTGTCCAGAACTGAAAGAGAGCATAGTAAGGATCGAAATCGGCGAATATGATTTTCCCCGACCAGGCGGTCATAACGACGGCCCAGATAAGAACCAAATAGCGCAGAAATCTGAGATATTTATCATATTTATAGGGTATGAATTTGTTGTACTTTTTTTTGAAGATCTTACGGCCCAGTTTTCCAAGCCACTCCTGAAATGTACCGAAAGGACAAATCCATCCGCAGAAAATAGGTCCGACCAGTATAGCCGCTCCGAAAACGATCAACATGAGAACAAGACTTGATTCATGTATTTTTTGTACGAAAGTTCCCGTTGTAGCCAGATTGTAAAGCGTGACGACACCGCCGAAGGGGCAGACGGCATGTAGTGAAGCCTCCGCCACAAAGGGAATAGCCGTACCCGATTCAGCAAGGGTGTGATTGACGGCAATGAGCGCCGCCACAACAAAAAAAGCGATTTGTATCCATCGGCGCGCTTTGGCCTTTTTTTTCATTGCATGACTCCTTTTAGATTTCCGGCGAGGGGAACCATAAACCCGTACGCCATAAATATATTTTAGTAGAACGAAGATATTATTTCTTAA from Spirochaeta isovalerica includes the following:
- a CDS encoding CPBP family intramembrane glutamic endopeptidase, which translates into the protein MDGLLDQFRGRIPADQLLLIEEQILNAPIHPIWIALIQGMIAGITINAIAGFGEEYGWRGLLYSETGHSGFWKTSLLTGLIWGIWHSPIILYGHNYPDHPVIGVLMMTIWCLLLAPVFTYIRFKSRSVIAASILHGTLNGTVGMAVMTVSGGSDLTRGMTGLSGFIVLAIVNLILIPLVQKEKELWELRFNP
- a CDS encoding 5-oxoprolinase subunit B family protein; the encoded protein is MYVQNLGDGSLSFVIGDRIDRETSRRILKLYKTMKNSSLPGELSIYDIVPSYCSLTFHFDPLKTDCVVMEEELWPVIASQLRKAKSSSGKGKSFHIPVIYRGEDLNRVSRLTGLTVKQIIRRHTYPSYQVAMIGFRPHFPYLIGLDRKLATRRLDTPRLKICAGSVGIGGSQTGVYPEDSPGGWNIIGYTDPQLLKELSPGDTLKFCEVSRL
- a CDS encoding LamB/YcsF family protein; this encodes MKINCDIGERGIAHPVDLELMNHIHIANIACGGHAGDRESVSFFSRLAGEKGMEISAHLSFPDKDNFGRKALSLDGEALIDSLEEQLELMGDVRTVKLHGALYNLSASEQDLADQLAMWFRGKEIERVLCPSRSALALACAKRGISVLEEAFAERTYTWDENTRRLVLTPRSEPEAFLSTVEEAWEQYEQMVNKGSVRAVTAQGRKDYPIEAQTICIHSDSPIALVLAQRLYRHAETTL
- a CDS encoding 4Fe-4S binding protein, which produces MKKKAKARRWIQIAFFVVAALIAVNHTLAESGTAIPFVAEASLHAVCPFGGVVTLYNLATTGTFVQKIHESSLVLMLIVFGAAILVGPIFCGWICPFGTFQEWLGKLGRKIFKKKYNKFIPYKYDKYLRFLRYLVLIWAVVMTAWSGKIIFADFDPYYALFQFWTGEVAVTGFIALFLVVLLSLFVERPFCKYACPYGAVLGLFNFIRIFALRRNADTCISCSACDNACPMNIPVSRKGKIMNHQCISCFECTSTDGVCPVSGTLEFNTSALKGGSDEN
- a CDS encoding SdpI family protein, translated to MKINKFILALIVLSMAGTAVIYGSLPERIALHFNINGEVDRWGGRASIWITASIPLAVYLLLLFVPRIDPRRDSYSKHTRGYAILANTITLFLIGLNWFTILYSLGYDLSVQMYVLSGIGILFMIIGNHLPNARQNYTFGIRTPWTLADETSWVKTHRLGGIGFVATGVIAIVAAWLPGLFAFIIFLTALVILLALIFIYSYLVFKRQRAGR
- a CDS encoding arsinothricin resistance N-acetyltransferase ArsN1 family B; amino-acid sequence: MNIRSVELTDARSICGIYNYYVTDTVITFEEETVSEEEMAGRIEKITSTHPWFVLEEDGNVIAYAYASPWRVRSAYRFSAELTVYVHRDWTGRGVGSKIYNHLIKNMEERGFHCLYGVIALPNDGSSGLHEKSGFTKCGHFHEVGFKFGRWIDVGYWEKIISV
- the rlmB gene encoding 23S rRNA (guanosine(2251)-2'-O)-methyltransferase RlmB, which translates into the protein MSEYITGFHGVEEALKKKNFEGTLFLSRKNKRIDQLRELAGKASVRVESISGEEMDKKCPGHKGFALYGKKTGGSSTDVDLDSFLRTFDKDNALVVILDGITDVHNYAAILRSADQFDADLVIIPSRRSASDNAVVSKISVGANNWVPVATVSNLTRAMKQLGESGFWIYGAHMEGEACYNLKLKGRTAIVMGSEGSGMSRIVRENCDGFIKIPTEGHVDSLNVSVAAGILMYETRRQHWSAK
- the dtd gene encoding D-aminoacyl-tRNA deacylase yields the protein MRVVIQRVSRASVEIEGRTKGQIGKGLLLFAGVGPEDKEEDARWLASKITTMRIFEDGGGKMNLSVKDVEGDILLISQFTLYASTRKGNRPSFNGSAPPEVAVPLYDIFHRELTGIMGKDVPSGEFGAHMNIDLRNDGPVTIIMDSRERK
- a CDS encoding autorepressor SdpR family transcription factor, translated to MNDLFKALADPTRRAILDELKKGDKNAGEIRDCFNITGASISHHMSILHNAGLVLRERQGQQIIYSLNTTVFQQLIEWIYNIKGESDEN
- the amrS gene encoding AmmeMemoRadiSam system radical SAM enzyme — its product is MTEALYYEKKKNGSVRCRLCPHNCLIEKGEKGFCGVRRNDGGTLYALTDSRVISVACDPVEKKPLYHFLPGSQAFSLGGLGCNLICRHCQNHEISQTRDDRAIDSLYTLEPAKIVREALARNCAMIAWTYNEPTIWYEYIKSTSLLARKAGIKTVLITNGVINREPLEELLPLIDAYRVDIKGFSNEFYRDLTGFPFLEIVKKSIETAYAQGVHIELVTNIIPGMNDREEEIDQLISWIKTGLSPAVPWHVTAYHPAYKMNRQATQASSLEKIRNRGLEAGLKHIYLGNVYSDSGSDTFCPSCGSTLIRRTGMAIRENIMEKDCCPQCGHKLEMFQYV